A portion of the Lolium rigidum isolate FL_2022 chromosome 1, APGP_CSIRO_Lrig_0.1, whole genome shotgun sequence genome contains these proteins:
- the LOC124678084 gene encoding uncharacterized protein LOC124678084, whose protein sequence is MELLCLHRAEKACCLRELHRPTRVFCPRQLIRHHRPTRVRCSLELVCIHHQAKARCSREIHRRHRPTRLLCPRQLLRHHRPRLEKLREMQESREYKEENTASYKVQLSFGRCAASTCIHPAKSKVKGDFLDIDHSAWYSPSLRWLKRALFYMAMSLVIWPSASGAQLPTARALCDILLR, encoded by the exons atgGAGCTCCTCTGCCTCCACCGCGCGGAGAAGGCGTGCTGCTTGCGGGAGCTCCACCGCCCGACGAGGGTCTTTTGCCCGCGGCAGCTCATCCGCCACCACCGTCCGACGAGGGTGCGCTGCTCGCTGGAGCTCGTCTGCATCCACCACCAGGCAAAGGCGCGCTGCTCGCGGGAGATCCACCGCCGACACCGCCCTACAAGGTTGTTGTGCCCGCGGCagctcctccgccaccaccgtcCGAGGCTGGAGAAGCTACGGGAGATGCAGGAGAGCAGGGAGTACAAGGAGGAAAACACCGCCTCCTACAAGGTTCAGCTTAGTTTCGGCCG GTGTGCTGCTTCTACCTGCATACATCCTGCTAAGTCAAAGGTCAAAGGCGACTTTCTGGACATTGACCATTCAG CATGGTATTCTCCGTCATTGAGGTGGCTCAAGCGTGCTCTTTTCTACATGGCCATGTCGCTTGTGATCTGGCCCTCTGCTTCTGGTGCACAGCTGCCTACAGCCCGTGCACTTTGTGACATCTTATTGCGTTGA
- the LOC124678286 gene encoding uncharacterized protein LOC124678286 has product MAMAALRHGARRLACQRPPAIFRAAVADEQRRLIHVGPPAVGRTFSLAEEQRRLSPRLIHGGRSTVGRTYARPLRSNHRGKPKPSTYQERLTAYVKLAELVKDALMEVLKLSCFALAGLLLWNDLKGPRHVPRITRILLESGPPEELRAGGGKKSDAGSKSS; this is encoded by the exons ATGGCGATGGCGGCGCTTCGACACGGGGCCAGGAGGCTTGCTTGCCAGCGACCGCCGGCGATATTTAGGGCGGCCGTTGCGGACGAGCAACGGCGGCTCATCCACGTCGGTCCGCCTGCAGTGGGCCGCACCTTCTCTCTGGCGGAGGAGCAACGACGGCTGTCGCCGAGGCTAATCCATGGGGGTAGGTCTACAGTAGGGCGGACCTATGCCCGCCCGCTGCGCTCAAACCAT CGTGGTAAACCTAAGCCAAGCACTTACCAGGAAAGGTTGACGGCATATGTCAAGCTTGCTGAGCTTGTTAAGGACGCTTTGATGGAAGTCCTTAAACTTTCATGTTTTGCTCTTGCTGGTTTACTATTATGGAATGACTTGAAAGGGCCTCGCCATGTTCCTCGGATAACTCGAATACTG CTAGAGTCCGGCCCTCCTGAAGAGCTGCGAGCTGGAGGTGGAAAAAAGAGTGACGCTGGGTCCAAGTCTTCCTGA